The following are encoded in a window of Flavobacteriales bacterium genomic DNA:
- a CDS encoding efflux RND transporter periplasmic adaptor subunit, which translates to MTVFIIFILVGIALFYFARKKENRLMRIFGISLFALGFLLLIAKWAGWISSEDGINVQTTTVQKRTIVQTVSASGKIQPEVEVKISPDVSGEIVQLYIMEGDQVEKGDLLLKIKPDTYQSILERSQAALNTSKSALAKAKAQLIESEANFNRNKSLYDNGTISKSEFEKIQASYTVAQLNVEDGEYAVSSAQASLREAQENLNKTNIYAPIGGTISRLNVELGERVVGTAQMAGTELLRLANLNRMEVAVEVNENDINSVSLGDTALIEVDAFLGEKYKGLVSEIANSANVTGSSADQVTNFEVKVRIIDSVSFRPGMTATVDIQSERAKDVLSLPIQAVTTRKDTAGGDDKLECVFEVQGATVKMLVVKTGIQDDEYIQILSGVSDSMSVVKGPYSAVSRLLNDGSFIVNDESSSSKGSTISFSVSTN; encoded by the coding sequence ATGACAGTATTTATTATTTTCATTTTAGTTGGCATCGCTTTGTTCTATTTCGCTAGAAAAAAAGAAAATCGTTTGATGCGAATTTTTGGTATCTCTTTATTTGCTTTGGGATTCCTACTTCTTATTGCTAAATGGGCAGGTTGGATATCTTCTGAAGACGGTATTAATGTGCAAACTACAACGGTGCAAAAGAGAACCATAGTACAAACGGTTTCGGCAAGTGGTAAGATTCAGCCAGAAGTAGAAGTTAAGATATCGCCTGATGTTTCAGGTGAGATTGTACAGCTTTACATTATGGAGGGCGACCAAGTAGAAAAGGGCGATTTGTTGTTGAAGATAAAGCCCGACACCTACCAATCTATCTTGGAAAGAAGTCAAGCCGCTTTGAACACTTCTAAGTCAGCACTTGCCAAAGCCAAAGCCCAATTGATAGAAAGTGAAGCCAACTTTAACAGAAACAAATCACTATACGATAACGGGACTATTTCTAAATCTGAATTTGAAAAAATACAAGCCTCCTACACTGTAGCTCAGCTCAATGTAGAAGATGGAGAATACGCAGTTAGTAGTGCTCAAGCCTCTTTAAGAGAAGCTCAAGAAAATTTGAATAAGACTAATATTTATGCTCCTATTGGAGGTACTATTTCACGCCTCAATGTAGAGTTGGGTGAGCGAGTGGTAGGAACAGCCCAAATGGCAGGAACGGAGTTATTGCGTCTAGCTAATTTGAACCGTATGGAAGTAGCAGTTGAGGTCAATGAGAACGATATCAATAGCGTGAGTTTGGGCGATACAGCCCTTATTGAAGTGGACGCTTTTTTAGGAGAAAAATACAAAGGCTTAGTTTCTGAAATTGCCAATTCGGCTAATGTAACAGGCTCTAGTGCTGACCAAGTGACTAACTTTGAAGTCAAAGTAAGGATTATAGATTCTGTCAGTTTTAGACCCGGTATGACAGCTACTGTGGACATACAATCTGAACGTGCCAAAGACGTATTGTCTTTGCCTATACAAGCCGTAACAACTCGTAAAGATACAGCTGGGGGAGACGATAAGCTGGAATGTGTTTTTGAAGTGCAAGGTGCTACCGTTAAGATGCTAGTGGTAAAAACGGGGATTCAAGACGATGAATACATACAGATACTTTCGGGTGTTAGCGATAGTATGTCTGTTGTCAAAGGACCGTATAGTGCAGTTTCACGACTACTCAATGACGGTTCATTTATCGTCAACGATGAGTCATCATCTTCCAAAGGCTCAACCATTTCATTTTCAGTAAGCACTAACTAA
- the tsaB gene encoding tRNA (adenosine(37)-N6)-threonylcarbamoyltransferase complex dimerization subunit type 1 TsaB: MAWILSIETATKSCSVALARDGQLVAVKEEVSEQYSHSEQLTVFIEQLLQQEGLKVSDLDAIAVSSGPGSYTGLRIGVSTAKGLCYASDVPLIAVSTLGAMAQAMKDKYPEAQLCPMLDARRMEVYCALYSKSQASPVVAKIIDQDSFAEELAQGPLLFFGDGADKCQDVLTHTNARFELGVYPSATNMIPLAQDKFQNQDFEDVAYFEPFYLKDFVAGVKK, translated from the coding sequence ATGGCTTGGATACTATCCATAGAAACGGCTACTAAAAGTTGTTCGGTAGCTTTAGCAAGGGACGGTCAGTTAGTGGCTGTCAAAGAAGAAGTTTCAGAACAGTATTCCCATTCCGAACAACTCACCGTATTTATAGAACAACTTTTACAACAAGAGGGGCTCAAGGTATCGGACTTGGACGCCATTGCTGTAAGTTCAGGACCGGGCTCTTATACCGGACTCCGTATAGGCGTATCTACTGCTAAGGGTTTGTGTTATGCTAGTGATGTACCTTTGATAGCCGTTTCCACTTTAGGAGCTATGGCACAAGCTATGAAAGACAAGTATCCTGAGGCACAATTGTGCCCTATGCTCGATGCTAGGCGTATGGAAGTCTATTGCGCGCTTTATTCTAAATCACAAGCCAGTCCAGTAGTAGCAAAAATCATAGACCAGGATTCTTTTGCGGAGGAATTGGCACAAGGACCCCTATTATTTTTTGGCGATGGTGCAGACAAATGCCAAGATGTGCTAACACACACTAATGCTCGTTTTGAATTGGGCGTTTACCCTTCAGCAACAAATATGATTCCTTTAGCACAGGACAAATTTCAAAACCAAGACTTTGAAGATGTAGCCTATTTTGAGCCTTTTTACCTCAAGGACTTTGTAGCGGGAGTGAAGAAGTAA
- a CDS encoding HTH domain-containing protein yields MSKSKLLRVYSLHRFLSNKKRVFPRKMAQKFGVSRATLFRDLDLLKSIGAPVRYCRISQIHYYEEDFHMSREEFFEKIF; encoded by the coding sequence ATGTCTAAAAGTAAACTGTTACGGGTCTATTCCCTACATCGTTTTTTGTCGAATAAAAAAAGAGTTTTCCCTAGAAAAATGGCGCAAAAATTCGGCGTTTCAAGAGCCACATTATTTAGAGATTTGGACCTGCTCAAATCCATAGGAGCACCAGTACGCTATTGTAGAATAAGCCAAATACATTACTACGAAGAAGACTTTCACATGAGTAGAGAGGAGTTTTTTGAAAAAATTTTTTAG